The Lentzea guizhouensis genome contains a region encoding:
- the rpsO gene encoding 30S ribosomal protein S15 — protein MALSTEQKKSILGEYGLHDSDTGSTEAQVALLSKRIADLTEHLKQHKHDHHSRRGLLLMVGRRRRLLNYLTKVDINRYRSLIQRLGLRR, from the coding sequence GTGGCACTGTCCACGGAACAGAAGAAGTCGATCCTCGGCGAGTACGGTCTGCACGACAGCGACACGGGCTCGACCGAGGCGCAGGTCGCTCTGCTGAGCAAGCGCATCGCCGACCTCACCGAGCACCTCAAGCAGCACAAGCACGACCACCACTCCCGCCGTGGTCTTCTGCTGATGGTCGGCCGTCGCCGCCGTCTGCTGAACTACCTGACCAAGGTGGACATCAACCGCTACCGCTCGCTGATCCAGCGACTCGGTCTGCGCAGGTGA
- a CDS encoding polyribonucleotide nucleotidyltransferase: MTDIEVHEASAVIDNGKFGSRTIRFETGRLARQAAGSVVAYLDDDTMLLSATTASKHPKEHFDFFPLTVDVEERMYAAGRIPGSFFRREGRPSTDAILTCRLIDRPLRPSFVDGLRNEIQVVITVMSLNPADLYDVVAINAASASTQLAGLPFSGPIGGVRVALIEGQWVAFPTHSQLEKAVFDMVVAGRVVESGDVAIMMVEAEATENVIDLIGEGAVAPTEEVVAAGLEAAKPFIKVLCEAQAQLAQVAAKETGEYPTYPAYQPDAFEAVEGAASGELAQALTIAGKAEREGKLDEIKAATLDKLAEQFEGREKEIGAAFRSLTKKLVRQRILRDQVRIDGRGVTDIRDLGAEVAVIPRTHGSALFERGETQILGVTTLNMLRMEQQIDSLSPETHKRYLHHYNFPPYSTGETGRVGSPKRREIGHGALAERALMPVLPKRDEFPYAIRQVSEALGSNGSTSMGSVCASTLSLLNAGVPLKAPVSGIAMGLVSDEVDGETRYVALTDILGAEDAFGDMDFKVAGTKEFVTALQLDTKLDGIPSEVLAAALGQARDARYTILEVMAEAISDPDEMSAFAPRVTSVKIPTDKIGEVIGPKGKMINSITEQTGADISIEDDGTIYVGAADGPSAEAAIDMINAIANPQLPKVGERFLGTVVKTAAFGAFVSLLPGKDGLVHISKLGNGKRIAKVEDVVKVGDKLRVEIADIDQRGKISLVVVNEDAAEAPASDEAPAATEAVEAAPAQ, encoded by the coding sequence ATGACGGACATCGAGGTCCACGAGGCGTCTGCCGTTATCGACAACGGCAAGTTCGGCTCGCGCACGATCCGCTTCGAGACCGGGCGGCTCGCTCGCCAGGCCGCCGGCAGCGTTGTCGCGTACCTGGACGACGACACGATGCTGCTGAGCGCCACGACGGCGTCGAAGCACCCCAAGGAGCACTTCGACTTCTTCCCCCTCACGGTGGACGTCGAGGAGCGCATGTACGCCGCGGGCCGCATCCCCGGCTCGTTCTTCCGGCGTGAGGGCCGTCCGAGCACGGACGCCATCCTCACCTGCCGCCTGATCGACCGTCCGCTGCGCCCGTCCTTCGTGGACGGTCTGCGCAACGAGATCCAGGTCGTCATCACGGTCATGAGCCTCAACCCGGCCGACCTGTACGACGTCGTGGCGATCAACGCCGCGTCCGCGTCCACGCAGCTCGCCGGTCTGCCGTTCTCCGGCCCGATCGGTGGCGTCCGCGTGGCGCTCATCGAGGGCCAGTGGGTGGCGTTCCCGACGCACTCGCAGCTCGAGAAGGCCGTGTTCGACATGGTCGTCGCGGGTCGTGTGGTCGAGTCCGGCGACGTCGCGATCATGATGGTCGAGGCCGAGGCCACCGAGAACGTGATCGACCTGATCGGCGAGGGCGCCGTCGCCCCCACCGAGGAGGTCGTGGCCGCAGGGCTCGAGGCCGCGAAGCCGTTCATCAAGGTCCTCTGCGAGGCGCAGGCGCAGCTCGCGCAGGTCGCCGCCAAGGAGACCGGCGAGTACCCGACGTACCCGGCCTACCAGCCGGACGCGTTCGAGGCCGTCGAGGGCGCTGCCTCCGGTGAGCTCGCGCAGGCGCTGACCATCGCGGGCAAGGCCGAGCGCGAGGGCAAGCTCGACGAGATCAAGGCCGCCACGCTGGACAAGCTGGCCGAGCAGTTCGAGGGCCGCGAGAAGGAGATCGGCGCGGCGTTCCGCTCGCTCACCAAGAAGCTGGTCCGCCAGCGGATCCTGCGCGACCAGGTGCGCATCGACGGCCGCGGGGTCACCGACATCCGCGACCTGGGTGCCGAGGTCGCCGTGATCCCGAGGACGCACGGCTCGGCGCTGTTCGAGCGCGGCGAGACCCAGATCCTGGGTGTCACCACGCTGAACATGCTGCGCATGGAGCAGCAGATCGACTCGCTGTCGCCCGAGACGCACAAGCGCTACCTGCACCACTACAACTTCCCGCCCTACTCGACCGGTGAGACCGGCCGCGTGGGTTCGCCGAAGCGCCGCGAGATCGGCCACGGCGCACTGGCCGAGCGCGCGCTCATGCCCGTGCTGCCGAAGCGCGACGAGTTCCCCTACGCGATCCGCCAGGTGTCCGAGGCTCTCGGCTCCAACGGCTCGACGTCGATGGGCTCGGTCTGCGCGTCGACCCTGTCGCTGCTGAACGCGGGTGTCCCGCTGAAGGCGCCGGTCTCCGGCATCGCGATGGGTCTCGTCTCCGACGAGGTCGACGGTGAGACCCGCTACGTGGCGCTGACCGACATCCTCGGTGCCGAGGACGCGTTCGGCGACATGGACTTCAAGGTCGCGGGCACCAAGGAGTTCGTGACGGCGCTGCAGCTCGACACGAAGCTCGACGGCATCCCGTCCGAGGTGCTGGCGGCGGCGCTGGGCCAGGCCCGCGACGCGCGCTACACCATCCTGGAGGTCATGGCCGAGGCCATCTCCGACCCGGACGAGATGAGCGCCTTCGCTCCGCGCGTGACGTCGGTCAAGATCCCGACCGACAAGATCGGCGAGGTCATCGGCCCGAAGGGCAAGATGATCAACTCGATCACCGAGCAGACCGGTGCCGACATCTCCATCGAAGACGACGGCACGATCTACGTCGGTGCGGCGGACGGCCCGTCGGCCGAGGCCGCGATCGACATGATCAACGCGATCGCGAACCCGCAGCTGCCGAAGGTCGGCGAGCGCTTCCTGGGCACCGTGGTGAAGACCGCGGCGTTCGGCGCGTTCGTCTCGCTGCTGCCCGGCAAGGACGGTCTCGTCCACATCTCGAAGCTGGGCAACGGCAAGCGCATCGCGAAGGTGGAGGACGTCGTCAAGGTCGGCGACAAGCTCCGCGTCGAGATCGCCGACATCGACCAGCGCGGCAAGATCAGCCTGGTCGTCGTGAACGAGGACGCCGCCGAGGCGCCCGCGTCCGACGAGGCGCCCGCTGCCACCGAGGCCGTTGAGGCGGCTCCCGCGCAGTGA
- a CDS encoding M16 family metallopeptidase, which translates to MTAAGASTRGRPRTHTPGHLQKPGSTRVLESSAGSEVRRSTLPSGLRVITERIPGVRSASVGLWVQVGSRDERPEVAGAAHYLEHLLFKGTSRRSAAAIAEEIDAVGGELNAFTAKEHTCYYAHVLDEDLPLAVDLVTDVVFEALCAPRDFETERGVVLEEIAMRDDDPEDLLHDAFIEALFGGHALGRPVLGTEKSIQDMERDNLYSFYKKRYTLPRMVFAVAGNIEHAQVMRLVRKALGDRLSREGSAVVPRAGRARIADARKLVLHTDDTEQAHLMLGMRGLDRHDERRFALNVLNAAVGGGMSSRLFQEVRERRGLAYQVYSSVGMYADTGTFAVYAGCQPDRLGDVAGVIREVLVDVARGGLSDAEVARGKGQLRGGLVLGLEDTSSRMSRIGKSELNYGDHLSVEATLARIDAVTAEEVALLARDLLRRPVAAAVVGPYDHADDLPDQVHEVIA; encoded by the coding sequence GTGACGGCCGCGGGTGCATCCACCCGCGGCCGTCCGCGTACTCACACGCCGGGGCACCTCCAGAAGCCGGGCAGCACGCGGGTGCTCGAGAGCTCCGCGGGGTCTGAGGTGCGGCGCAGCACGCTGCCGTCGGGCCTGCGGGTCATCACCGAGCGCATCCCCGGGGTGCGGTCCGCCTCGGTCGGGCTGTGGGTGCAGGTCGGGTCCCGCGACGAGCGGCCCGAGGTCGCCGGCGCCGCGCACTACCTCGAACACCTGCTGTTCAAGGGGACGTCGCGGCGGTCGGCGGCGGCGATCGCGGAGGAGATCGACGCGGTCGGTGGCGAGCTGAACGCGTTCACCGCCAAGGAGCACACCTGCTACTACGCCCACGTCCTGGACGAGGACCTGCCGCTGGCGGTCGACCTCGTGACGGACGTGGTGTTCGAGGCCCTGTGCGCGCCGCGGGACTTCGAGACCGAACGCGGTGTCGTGCTCGAAGAGATCGCGATGCGCGACGACGACCCCGAGGACCTGCTGCACGACGCGTTCATCGAGGCGTTGTTCGGCGGGCACGCGCTGGGCCGACCCGTGCTGGGCACCGAGAAGTCCATCCAGGACATGGAACGGGACAACCTGTACTCGTTCTACAAGAAGCGGTACACGTTGCCGCGCATGGTGTTCGCCGTCGCCGGCAACATCGAGCACGCGCAGGTGATGCGCCTGGTGCGCAAGGCTCTCGGCGACCGGCTGTCGCGGGAGGGCAGCGCGGTCGTGCCACGGGCGGGTCGCGCGCGCATCGCCGACGCCCGCAAGCTGGTGCTGCACACCGACGACACCGAGCAGGCGCACCTGATGCTCGGCATGCGCGGCCTCGACCGCCACGACGAGCGCAGGTTCGCGCTGAACGTGCTGAACGCGGCGGTCGGCGGCGGCATGAGCTCACGGCTGTTCCAGGAGGTCCGCGAACGGCGCGGCCTGGCCTACCAGGTCTACTCGTCGGTCGGCATGTACGCCGACACCGGCACGTTCGCCGTCTACGCGGGCTGCCAGCCCGACCGCCTGGGCGACGTAGCGGGCGTGATCCGCGAGGTGCTCGTGGACGTCGCTCGCGGCGGCCTGTCCGACGCCGAGGTGGCGCGCGGCAAGGGCCAGCTGCGCGGCGGCCTGGTGCTGGGCCTGGAGGACACGAGCTCACGCATGTCGCGGATCGGCAAGTCCGAGCTCAACTACGGCGACCACTTGAGCGTGGAAGCGACGCTCGCGCGGATCGACGCGGTCACCGCCGAGGAAGTGGCGCTGCTCGCACGTGATCTGCTGCGCCGACCGGTCGCCGCCGCGGTGGTCGGTCCCTACGATCATGCCGACGATCTGCCGGACCAGGTACACGAGGTGATTGCATGA
- the dapB gene encoding 4-hydroxy-tetrahydrodipicolinate reductase, which translates to MIRVGVLGARGRMGSEVVRAVEAAKDMEVVAALDADDPLSALVDAGAQVVVDFTHPDVVMDNLAFCVGRGIHCVVGTSGFDAEKLSTVEGLLADRPEVGVLVAPNFGIGAVLLMRFSEIAARYYESAEIIELHHPRKADAPSGTAAHTARLIAAARAGMDPMPDATTVEEPGARGAVVDGVRVHSLRISGMIAHQEVVFGGESETLTLRQDSLHRTSFMPGVVLGVREIVSRPGLAVGLDKYLDL; encoded by the coding sequence ATGATTCGCGTCGGAGTTCTCGGCGCGCGGGGCCGCATGGGTTCCGAGGTGGTCCGCGCGGTCGAGGCGGCCAAGGACATGGAGGTCGTGGCGGCACTGGACGCCGACGACCCGCTGTCGGCGTTGGTGGACGCCGGGGCGCAGGTCGTCGTCGACTTCACCCACCCCGACGTGGTGATGGACAACCTGGCGTTCTGCGTCGGGCGGGGAATCCACTGCGTGGTGGGCACTTCCGGCTTCGACGCCGAGAAGCTGTCCACTGTGGAGGGTTTGCTGGCCGATCGTCCGGAGGTGGGTGTGCTGGTGGCGCCCAACTTCGGCATCGGTGCGGTGCTGTTGATGCGCTTCTCGGAGATCGCTGCGCGGTACTACGAGTCGGCGGAGATCATCGAGCTGCACCACCCGCGCAAGGCCGACGCGCCTTCGGGGACGGCGGCGCACACGGCCCGGTTGATCGCGGCGGCGCGTGCGGGGATGGATCCGATGCCAGATGCCACGACGGTCGAGGAGCCCGGTGCTCGGGGTGCGGTCGTGGACGGCGTGCGGGTTCATTCGTTGCGGATCTCCGGGATGATCGCGCATCAGGAAGTCGTGTTCGGTGGGGAGAGCGAGACGCTGACGTTGCGTCAGGACTCGTTGCACCGGACGTCGTTCATGCCCGGGGTGGTTCTGGGCGTGCGGGAGATCGTGTCCCGGCCTGGGCTCGCGGTCGGGCTCGACAAGTACCTCGACCTGTGA
- a CDS encoding winged helix-turn-helix domain-containing protein, with protein sequence MRDVIYLDRMEQAEVLLKPQRVEVLRQLAAPRSCTEVAEVLEQTPQRVHYHVKQLVKVGLVDQVAERKVRGVHEGLYQAVARSYWLSPRLVGRIGAKDELVLGHLVDLAEQVQADIAELDRDVELPSVGVSGEIRVRPEERQRFLAELQTTLQDLFTRYGGAEGDAFRVALACYPKGDMR encoded by the coding sequence ATGAGAGACGTCATCTACCTGGACCGGATGGAGCAGGCCGAGGTCCTGCTCAAGCCGCAGCGCGTTGAGGTGCTGCGGCAGTTGGCTGCGCCGCGTTCGTGCACCGAGGTGGCCGAGGTGCTCGAGCAGACGCCGCAGCGGGTGCATTACCACGTGAAGCAGCTGGTCAAGGTCGGGTTGGTGGACCAGGTGGCCGAGCGCAAGGTGCGTGGGGTGCACGAGGGGCTCTACCAGGCGGTGGCGCGGTCGTACTGGCTGTCGCCCCGGTTGGTGGGGCGGATCGGGGCCAAGGACGAGCTGGTGTTGGGGCACCTCGTGGATCTGGCCGAGCAGGTGCAGGCGGACATCGCGGAGCTGGACCGGGATGTGGAGCTGCCGTCGGTCGGGGTGTCCGGGGAGATTCGGGTGCGGCCGGAGGAGCGGCAGCGGTTCCTGGCCGAGTTGCAGACGACGTTGCAGGACCTGTTCACCCGTTACGGCGGGGCGGAGGGTGATGCGTTTCGGGTTGCCCTGGCCTGCTATCCGAAGGGAGACATGCGATGA
- a CDS encoding SRPBCC family protein, with protein sequence MSTGVVRVRARASVERVWEALTNADELRVWLAELAEVDVRQGVFEFWGRFTPEGERGRQKLLEVGERSVKFSWFLHGKDYTVELSVGTRDGETVVAASQSPYPAWGEGIEDETHAGVVQTFWPLVLGNLVEHVEGRPVFGLCDFSTPEQRFEVDIAAPAAAVIDALTDVEKFQRWFGARASIEPFVGGRWAMGSFEEEPNPGKVVALDESRFAIEFPDGMVSSWELAESGGRTHLTFVQSGFDLGTPPYGSWMGWLSGFVDMRRMLEIADWKPMWHSMEMPGLPEGALVLE encoded by the coding sequence ATGAGCACGGGAGTTGTGCGCGTTCGGGCGCGGGCGTCGGTCGAGCGGGTGTGGGAGGCGCTGACCAACGCGGACGAGTTGCGCGTGTGGTTGGCGGAGCTCGCGGAAGTTGATGTGCGGCAGGGGGTTTTCGAGTTCTGGGGGCGGTTCACGCCGGAGGGGGAGCGTGGGCGGCAGAAGTTGCTGGAGGTCGGCGAGCGCTCGGTGAAGTTCTCGTGGTTCTTGCACGGCAAGGACTACACGGTTGAGCTGAGCGTGGGGACCAGGGACGGGGAGACCGTTGTCGCTGCCTCCCAGTCGCCGTACCCGGCGTGGGGTGAGGGGATCGAGGACGAGACGCACGCGGGGGTCGTGCAGACGTTCTGGCCGTTGGTGCTGGGGAACCTGGTCGAGCACGTCGAAGGGCGGCCCGTGTTCGGGCTGTGTGACTTCTCGACGCCGGAGCAGCGGTTCGAGGTGGACATCGCGGCGCCGGCTGCCGCGGTGATCGACGCGTTGACCGACGTGGAGAAGTTCCAGCGGTGGTTCGGGGCGCGGGCGTCGATCGAGCCGTTCGTCGGTGGGCGGTGGGCGATGGGGAGCTTCGAGGAGGAGCCGAACCCCGGGAAGGTCGTCGCGCTCGACGAGAGCCGGTTCGCGATCGAGTTCCCGGACGGGATGGTGTCGTCGTGGGAGCTCGCGGAGTCGGGTGGGAGGACGCACCTGACGTTCGTGCAGAGCGGGTTCGACCTGGGGACGCCGCCGTACGGGTCGTGGATGGGATGGCTCAGCGGGTTCGTCGACATGCGCAGGATGCTGGAGATCGCCGACTGGAAGCCGATGTGGCACTCGATGGA